The genome window GGAAAATGGCGAGGTCGACCACCCCGCGATCGACGGCCTGTTCGACGGCTTTGCCAAGGGCCGCTACCGGCTCCGCCCGCAGCACCGCCACTAGCCGTCGGCGCGGTTGACTTCGCCGCCCCTGCCCCTTAGGCGGCACGCTTTCCGCTCGGGCGCTGCCTGGGCGGCTAGTTCCATGTCGAAAGAAGAGGCCAATGTTCGCAATCGTGCGCACGGGCGGCAAGCAATATCGCGTTGCCCCGGGAGACAAGATCGTCGTCGAGAAGCTGGCGGGTGAAGCCGGCGACAGCGTCGATTTGACCGACGTTCTGCTGGCGGGCGACGGCGGCGATCTCAAGTCGACCAGCGGCCTCACGGTCGCGGCGCGCATCGTCGCCCAGGCCAAGGGCGAAAAGGTCACGGTGTTCAAGAAGCGCCGCCGCCACAATTATCGCCGCAAGAAGGGCCACCGCCAGCAGCACACGATCCTCGAGATCGTGTCGGTCGGCGGCCAGAAGGCCGAGAAGAAGACGGCGGCGAAGGCGGAGACCGCTCCGAAGTCCGAACCGGCCAAGGCACCCAAGGCGCAGGCTGCTCCGGCGCACGCGGCCACTGACGCGCCGGTCGAAACCAAGGCGGCCAAGTCGCCGAAGCC of Sphingomonas mesophila contains these proteins:
- the rplU gene encoding 50S ribosomal protein L21, coding for MFAIVRTGGKQYRVAPGDKIVVEKLAGEAGDSVDLTDVLLAGDGGDLKSTSGLTVAARIVAQAKGEKVTVFKKRRRHNYRRKKGHRQQHTILEIVSVGGQKAEKKTAAKAETAPKSEPAKAPKAQAAPAHAATDAPVETKAAKSPKPAAKKAEASTSDAAPAKAPAKKATAKPAAKTEKK